The following is a genomic window from Liolophura sinensis isolate JHLJ2023 chromosome 10, CUHK_Ljap_v2, whole genome shotgun sequence.
cacggaggccccctatctACTTGTACCTGTACCTTTATATCTGAATGATATTTGCGTGTAACAGGGTGTTCATATAGAATTTCGTGGTCAACAGGAGATCTCAATCTCAATCCATAGGCTACCTAAAACTTTACAAGTTTGAATAAATAACATCAGTGCATAATTAATTTGAATCACATGCATGCACGTGGCGTCGGTAACTGTGAAATCCGCCTCCACGAATGGATCCCAACCCTCTAATCTCTTCTAGCTAGCATGACTTCTCAGGTTCTTAGAAAGGAGCGGGCATTTTCCTCATGATATTCCTCTTTTCTCGGAGACTGTTAAATGAAGGCAGTACCTTTCAATATGGCGTAAACAAATTTTGGGGGTTTCCTAAAAGAAATGTTATAACCAAAAGGAAATATCCGTCAAACGAGGTAATACagaatgaaagttaaaaaagaTTAAGAGAAAATAATATCTTTGTAGAAAATACGCCAAAATCAATAGGGCCTATCGTTATTTGTTATCTCTCAATTTTAACACCTCGTAAACTCAAAAGACCGATGGTTTTCCGGATGCAATTTTTCTGCAACAGATATTATACATCCAAATGTACATCCTTATAGGAAAAATCCAAATGTACAgtcttaaaggatacatcaaAATGTACAGCCTTATAGGATACATCCAGCTGTACAGccttaaatgatacatgaaaagcAACGCTAAAGCATAGTTTTAACGGATACATTCAACTGTACAATTTAAAGGATACACTTAAGGTACAACcttaaaggatgcatgaaaagGAACAACCTTAAGGGATGCATGAAAAGGAACAGCCTTAAAGGAAGCAAGAAAAGGAACagacttaaaggatacatgaaaagtgACCATAAAACACAATCTTAAAGGATGGTTTAAAAGGTACCCTGTATCTCAGccttaaatgatacatgaaaatgaaactcTGTAATGAAAATTTTGGTTTTCATAAAGGGAAATGAAGAAAGCTGTGCCAAAAACATGGACAGTTATTACCGTTGACGTCACGACTGCAGGCTACTTCAGTTCTAGACTAATCGCAGGAGCCTTGGGAAATGTTGAGCGCcaaaaagaaagctgagaaagtTTGCTGTACTTTTGAATCCTAGAACGCATTCTTACGTAGCTATTAGGATATATAAACCAAACGaagtacaaataaaaaatcagCATCAAACATCAATacaattttgattttgtcattttgttttcttacattTGACAGGAAGTTTCTGGGTTCATGAAAACCGTCAAGTTGTCCTGTCTCCAGGGGACAAAGTCTACTACTGGGTGTACTGGGTGAAGGAAGGGAGAGGTGAACAGTTGCTGAATCAGGTGTGGACAGGTGAGCTTATCTCTAGGGGACAAAATCTGGGTGTACAGGTGAAGGAGGGGAGAGGTGAACAGTTATTGGATCAGGTGTGGACAGATGAGCTTATCTCCAAGGGACTGTCTGAGTGTACGGGTGACGGAAGGGAGAGGTGAACAGTTACTAGACCAGGTGTGGACAAGAGCTTATCCCCATGGAACAAAGTCTTGTTGTACAGGATGAGGTTAGGATcgaagaaaacaaatttactacagaagtgaaatgaaaatattattatgGACTTGGGTTTTTCTTTCAGCCTATTTTTACCTTAGGTAAAATCATTGTGCATATGAGAAAATTAGAATGTCATGTTGATAGGCTTTGTATGTAGAGAGCTGTGACATCTTTACAAGGTAAATCAAGCCGAGTTTTGTGAAGTTATTTGTTTGCAAACTTTCGTGTTTGGACAGTTCCTTCAAGGTATTTGTTTTCAAccttatataggcctatgtgttcATTTCCTTGAAATCATTTGTTTGCAATCTCTGATATGTGTGCAGTTCATTGAAGTTATTTGTTTGCAAACTTTTTTATGTGCGCAGTTCCGTCAGATTAATTATTTGGAAACTTTTATATTTTCGTAGTTCCTTCGGAAGTCACCCagaaaccagtgacgtcatcggGATCGGCATTTACCAAGAAGCCGGAAGTCGTGTCGGTACATGTTAACCAACCGATACCGGGTATGTCAAAGTAAATATACATGCTAAGCTGTAGGATCTCTTGAGGCGTAAAAATGCGTAATAAAACCCTATATCGATCTGTCACTGCaatttatatatgtaggcctacaccctCAGTTGGTGTAAAAAGCAGCATTGTTCATGTAGTGTATAGCTACGCTAGCCAGGCCTCTGCATGTCTTGGAGAACATTGGTTATAATGGAGGACTCCCTGTATTTCATTAGATAGGACAAGTAgctgtggacatacatgtaccaacaatacatgttgtTCGCGGAGCagaggttcaatcccagccttggtcAGGGAATCCTTGAGAATCCCCTTTCCTCTGCCTTGGCTGCCTTTGTGGCAGTACCCACAGGAAGGTCTCTGCATGGAGATCAAAGACCTTAAACTCTATCTACCAGTTAAAATCTGTATCTAAAACGTGGGAATGTCAGTCGGTTACATGCAAATGGCCGGTAGTTTACCACAGTACTGTATCCAACACCCATATGACGTCTGCTTGCATATAACGGAAAAATCTTAAGCCTGGCTTTAAACCTCATTTAATTAAGCacaaaaaaggaataaatattACCTGTGGtcacttgtttaattgttttcctggatttgacctggaactcattcatggacttcGAATTTGAACTtcgatatggaattcatgcctggaatatccactgtctgcccggcatcattgaaaactgataaccgTTTctgtcttgtgtgttaccggctttatttcctatttgtataatttcttacatacctttgtctttgggagctagtgttaaacgttgttttggaaatggatcttgcaattatTCGACTTGGAATGTCCTTTACGGACTAccaatggtatatgaatgtcggacttgacgcttatattcagaCTTTTCTTTGACACTATTAACGTTCTGAAGTTATTAAGTTATTAAAGCTCTGCTGTATGATGTAAATCCCGTTTGCCGATGtcgctgtgttttgttttcgtGTTGCTGTAGCCTTATATAGCGCCTCTGATTCTGATCCTGGTACAGTCGCGCACTGCTCCTCGTATCCCTGTGTCATCTTCCGGGACGACTTCGACAGCTTTGACCTGGCCACCTGGCAACACGAGATCACTGCAGGAGGCGGCGGGGTAAGTTAGTGTGTATGCAATCTGAGATCACTGCGGGGGCCGGTTGGGCAAGCTAAGTGTAGACAACACAAGATCACTGTAGGAGGCAGCTGGGTAAGTTAAGTGTAGGCAACATGAGATCACTCCGGGATGCGGCGGGGTAAGTTAACTGTGGGCATAATACGAACACTGCGCAAggggagtggggtggggtgcAGCGGGATAAGTCAAGAGTAGGCAACATGAGAACACTGCAGGAGGTATCGGGGTAAGTTAGTGTTCGTACTTTGAGAACACTGCGAGAGTCAGCGGTATTAGTTAAATGTAGGCAACATGAGAACAGGCAGGGGTGTGATGCTGTGTTCCCACGAAATGCGATTgcatttgttattattaatttaatttaatttaatgctttatttatttatagaggaTTGCCCACAGCCAGTGGCCACGAGGGGTTTTCCTCAACaagattatttacatttaattacaacatttgaaaatgatattttgaatATAATATCTGCTAACTTACAATTATATAGTAATAAAATAGAATGAAGTGACATAAGCGCAAGAATTAAGCCTTACAGATATTCACAATAAAAAATTTGACCGTTTACAGATTAAACAGTTAAACCTTGGAATAAATTGGACGAAATAAAAAGTATTATctgcataaataaatgtacctgtacatacatgcatactagCATATTGAGTAAAATACAATACCAATTGCGAACATCATTTGTATTAATGGCTGAATCCATCTTATTCGTCTGTCAACATAAAATCACTCAGGGGAAGGGGAGGAATGGTACCATATTATAGCATATCCgatgtttatttaaatttttttttaaatatgttgcattttcatgaaaactAAGTTACTTCGATGTTATCACATTTCTCACCGTGCATTATATATAGGCtacttgtgtattttttgtcttcCGATCCATACCAGCCGACATGTCTGCTTTGTACCgcgtgtttacatgtataactgggAAATGTCTTCGGTTGTAGCACCACATGTGCCGTGTTGTCGCGAACACAAAAGACATTAGCATAGACAGTGCGAAGATTATCTAATGGTCACACGTCATCAATAAAGTCCGACCTCTTTTAAGTTTatctcatttagggttttattccggctgtttgtgtaaatgtttaaaagataGCAGATTGCAGGCCCCgggtattattattataacttTCAGCAATTGTTCcttgtttattttacagaaCTGGGAGTTCCAGTTTTACACCAACAACAGAAGTAACAGTTATGTTCGGGATGGAACTCTTTACATAAAACCTGTAAGCTTGGTTATCTACTCATtgagttttgatttatttccagTCGTCACCAATTCATTTTGTCCTTCTTTAATACGGATAAGAGGTGTCCTGCTTATTGGAAAAACAGAAATCCTAGCAagataatatgtacatgtatttttaatttattttcattaatattaatttgatttattttaaaatatttgattagagttttacttATGCGCCGGTGgcaattttcattaaaaattatgtaagtaaatataagaTGGGCTTTCCACGCCCTGCATATCATTTGTAAAATGCTGAATGGCGATGGTTTACTTTGGTTCTTAACATCCTCCAccaatgaaaatgatggaagccttagatagataaataaatacttataaaATGTTGTTTCCTCAGACCTTGACGGCTGACAAGTATGGAGAAGCCTTCCTGTCTTCCGGGACGCTTGACCTCTGGGGTAAGATTCACCTGGGGTCTTCTTCCTTTATAGTGTTTGTTGTACTGCAGTATAAATAGGATGGTGTTTACACTGCAAATGATTCCAAAATATTTTGAGTTTTGGGACTCAACGGTATGAATATCAGATTGTATATTCATATAGGCCAAACGGATAACTGATTCACATTAAAAAAGCGATGGATTTGAGGAAAAATACATTATTAAACTCTTTCAGCTGTGGACCAGTCTGGCGAATGTTCCACACTCTTAGTACACGCTTCATTCTCCTGTCACACGGCAGCTTCGCTCCAGTCTGTACAAAGACATGCCGTCATTTTAGAACACAGTCCCAAATTGTGGTAATACATTATTCAAATGATATATTACCCAGATTAGGTGCTTATGTCCTTTGTTTAACGAACACAACTATACAGAAACACTGACGTTCCATTAACAAAGTTTGACATATCACACATGAAGCCTGATGTATCACACTGAAGGTCTGACGTGTACCAAGCAGATAGCCTGATATATACCATACACAAAGTCGGACATATGACAGAGGAAGTCAGACGTGTAACATGTATAATACAGAAAGCTTGACGTATCACACAGGGAGTCAGACGTTTTACACAGAAAGTCAGACGTATAAGACAGAAATTCTGACGTATCACACAGACAGTAAGTCTGGCGTATCACACAGAATGTCTgacgtacatgtgtataacatgtataacgCAGAAAGCCTGACGTTTGACAAGGAAGGCAGATATAACAGGCGAAGCCTGATAAATCACACTGAAGGCCTGACGTATACCATACAGAAAGTCTGACATATGCAATACAGAATGCCTGATAGACACCATACACAAAGTCTGATGTATACGCTAGAGAAAGCCTGACATATGCCACACAGAATGCCTGATATATGCCATAAACAAAGTCTGGTGTATACAGCACAGAAAGCCTGACATATACCACGCAGAATGCCTGATataccatacacaaagtctGATATATCACACACAAAGCCTGCTGAAAGCCTGACGTATCACACAGAAAGTCAGACATATCACACAGAAAGTCTGACATATCACACAAAATGTCAGATGTATCACACAGAAATCCTGACTTATCAGGATAGAAAGCCTCAGCACAATCCGACTACAGCCTGCACATCACGTATGTCTCTAAGGCAGGCACTTCTCTCTGGGATTGTCATTGTGTGTAACCGCCGTCAAAATTAGATGtgcatacagaaataaaaatgaaggatGTTGATAAGAAGTTGAGAAAGGCAGTTGTTTCTTCTGGCAGATTTAAGTCAGCAAATTTGTCAGGACAGAGGCAGTTGTTTGTTCTGGCAGATTTAAGTCAGCAGTTTTGTCAGAAGAGAGGCAGTTGTTTGCTCTGGCAGATTTaagtcagcaggtttgtcagaAGAGAGGCAGTTGTTTGTTCCGGCAGATTTAAGTCAACAGACTTGTCAGAAGAGAGGCAGTTGTTTGTTCTGGCAGATTTAAGTCAACAGATTTGTCAGAAGATAGGCAGTTGTTTGTTCAAGCAGATTTAAGTCAGCAGATTTGTCAGAAGAGAGGCTGTTGTTTGTTCTGACATATTTAAGTCAGTGGATTTGTCAAAAGAGAGGCAGTTGTTTGTTCTGGTAGCTTTAAGTCAGCAGGTTAGTCAGGAGAGAGGCAGTTGTTTGTTCTGGCAGATTTAAGTCAGCAGATTGTCAGGAGAGAGGCAGTTGTTTGTTCTGGTAGCTTTAAGTCagcagatttgtcaggtatatggcGAGAGGCAGTTGTTTGTTCTGGCAGATTTAAGTCAGCAGAATTGTCAGGAGAGCGGCAGTTGTTTGTTCTGGTAGCTTTAAGTCAGCAAATTTGTCAGGAGAAAGGCAGTTGTTTGTTCTGGCAGATTTaagtcagcaggtttgtcaggAGAGATGCAGTTGTTTGCTTTAAGTCCGCAAGTTTGTCAGAGGAGAGGCAGTTATTCTGGCAGATTTaagtcagcaggtttgtcagaAGAGAGACAGTTGTTTGTTCTGACAGCTttaagtcaaaatatttttccacCTTTGGAGAGTCACTTGTTATTTGCTCCTTGAttctttcaccattaaaacctGACTGTTAAGAGAATAAGTCAATcgcttacatgtaaaacagcgTAGATTCAGAATGGATGTGGGACTGGTATAGAATACCCACTGTGTATAAGGGTCAGTACACACAAAGCGTATGATATCTAAAACCACTGACTGGATAATTCGGTAAATTATTCAACCAACAAATGATTGTTTTATAAAGGAGGCTGTACGAATAACCAGTGGTACGGGTGTGAACGACGCGGTACAGCGCAAAACTACATCAACCCCATACAGTCTGCGCGCCTGCGCACCAAAGACAGCTTCAGCTTCCGTTACGGCCGGCTAGAGGTCGAAGCCAAGATGCCGACTGGAGATTGGATATGGCCTGGTGAGTAGCTTTTGTAAAGATAATATCTCAGATTACAGATCGGGAATTGTATATAGCCTTGTGAGTGGTTGTTGTAAGTTTGACATCTCAGATTACAGACCGGGTATTGGATATGGCATAGTATGTAGTTGTTGTGAAGATAATATCTCAGACCGGGAATTGTAAGTATGTAAGTATCATAAGTTGTAAgtatgatatctcagattacagacCGGGTATAGGATATGGCATAGTGTGTAGTTGTTGTGAAGATAATATCTCAAACCACAGACCgggtattgtatatggccaagtgagtgagtgttttactgatgatatctcagattactgactgGGGATTGGATATGTGGTGTTAAGCGgttgttacaaagatgatatctcagattacagacCGGGTATTGTATATGTCCAAGTGAGTGactgttttaatgatgatatctcagataactGACCGGGGATTGGATATGTCGTGTTGAGTGGTTGTTACAAAGATGATGTCTCAGATTACAGACCgggtattgtatatggccaagtgagtgattgttttaatgatgatatctcagattactgaccggggaTTGGATATGTCGTGTTGAGTGgttgttacaaagatgatatctcagattactgaccgggtattgtatatggccaagtgagtgattgttttaatgatgatatctcagattactgaccggggaTTGGATATGTCGTGTTGAGTGgttgttacaaagatgatatctcagacTGCAGACCgggtattgtatatggccaagtgagtgattgttttaatgatgatatctcagattactgaccaGGGATTGGATATTTCATGTTGAGTGattgttacaaagatgatatctcagattacagactgggtattgtatatggccaagtgagtgattgttttaatgatgatatctcagattactgaccggggaTTGGATATGTCGCGTTGAGTGgttgttacaaagatgatatctcagattactgactgggtattgtatatggccaagtgagtgattgttttaatgatgatatctcagattactgaccggggaTTGGATATGTCGTGTTGAGTGgttgttacaaagatgatatctcagattacagacCGGGTATTGTATATGTCCAAGTGAGTGactgttttaatgatgatatctcagattactgaccggggaTTGGATATGTCATTTTGAGTGGTTGTTAtaaagatgatatctcagattacagaccgggtattgtatatggccaagtgagtgattgttttaatgatgatatctcagattactgaccggggaTTGGATATGTCGTTTTGAGTGGTTGTTAtaaagatgatatctcagattacagaccgggtattgtatatggccaagtgagtgattgttttaatgatgatatctcagattactgaccaGGGATTGGATATTTCATGTTGAGTGattgttacaaagatgatatctcagattacagactgggtattgtatatggccaagtgagtgattgttttaatgatgatatctcagattactgacaggGGATTGGATATGTCGCGTTGAGTGGTTGTTAtaaagatgatatctcagattactgaccgggtattgtatatggccaagtgagtgattgttttaatgatgatatctcagattactgaccggggaTTGGATGTTTCATGTTGAGTGattgttacaaagatgatatctcagattacagactgggtattgtatatggccaagtgagtgattgttttaatgatgatatctcagattactgaccggggaTTGGATATGTCGCATTGAGTGgttgttacaaagatgatatctcagattactgaccgggtattgtatatggccaagtgagtgattgttttaatgatgatatctcagattactgaccggggaTTGGATATGTCATTTTGAGTGGTTGTTAtaaagatgatatctcagattacagaccgggtattgtatatggccaagtgagtgattgttttaatgatgatatctcagattactgaccggggaTTGGATATGTCGTGTTGAGTGgttgttacaaagatgatatctcagattactgaccgggtattgtatatggccaagtgagtgactgttttaatgatgatatctcagattactgaccggggaTTGGATATGTCATTTTGAGTGgttgttacaaagatgatatctcagattacagaccgggtattgtatatggccaagtgagtgattgttttaatgatgatatctcagattactgaccggggaTTGGATATGTCGTGTTGAGTGgttgttacaaagatgatatctcagattacagaccgggtattgtatatggccaagtgagtgatt
Proteins encoded in this region:
- the LOC135476226 gene encoding beta-1,3-glucan-binding protein-like isoform X1; the protein is MIGRILLLVCCVGVAHCVIRTSISRLQPKGIRFSVQDEAGVSLVGVHYSINKPIRNVEAGTFNYDVNSKTGSFWVHENRQVVLSPGDKVYYWVYWVKEGRGEQLLNQVWTVPSEVTQKPVTSSGSAFTKKPEVVSVHVNQPIPALYSASDSDPGTVAHCSSYPCVIFRDDFDSFDLATWQHEITAGGGGNWEFQFYTNNRSNSYVRDGTLYIKPTLTADKYGEAFLSSGTLDLWGGCTNNQWYGCERRGTAQNYINPIQSARLRTKDSFSFRYGRLEVEAKMPTGDWIWPAIWMLPTDNAYGDWPASGEIDLVESRGNVQLRAPGGHSIGVDTMASTLHFGPFWPNDPYTKAHVEKTLQSGTFGSSFHKYAVEWDENSIRFYLDNQLIKTVDPGAHGFWGLGGFPNVDNPWKGRGKMAPFDQKVCVNVVAS